One Alkaliphilus sp. B6464 genomic window carries:
- a CDS encoding peptidylprolyl isomerase, whose protein sequence is MTFNMKNKLTVLVVALLIMAIVVTGCSKAPTLGDGEVAIVGSTRVSEEEYNRLLDYYLSIARAQYNLTDDMLNTDEGTGMTLLDTLKANVLDIIVLTEVIATKAEENNVTVDEAELKELYEENHLKMMEEDEDYKKLIEENNLDETFIKDQMRKDLLGYKYKQFYLEKTEIADEAAKAFYDENSDIFHSEQVKAKHILLDDENTAKDIIKKLEAGEDFAELAKEHSTDPTAKENGGELGYFQKGEMVPEFEAAAFSLEVGKISEPVKSSFGYHIIIVEDKREEGTTFEEAKDQIKAYLKELDYEKHMDEAIKEANVVKKEKL, encoded by the coding sequence TTGACATTTAATATGAAGAACAAGCTTACAGTATTGGTCGTCGCACTGCTTATAATGGCTATAGTAGTTACTGGATGTTCCAAAGCTCCAACCCTAGGTGATGGGGAAGTGGCTATTGTTGGTAGTACAAGAGTTTCTGAAGAAGAATATAATAGATTATTAGACTATTATTTATCAATAGCTCGTGCACAATATAATTTAACAGACGACATGTTAAACACAGATGAAGGTACAGGTATGACCCTATTAGATACATTAAAAGCTAATGTGTTAGATATCATTGTTTTAACAGAAGTAATAGCTACAAAGGCAGAAGAAAATAATGTTACAGTAGATGAAGCAGAACTTAAAGAACTATATGAAGAAAATCATTTAAAAATGATGGAAGAAGATGAGGATTATAAAAAGCTTATTGAGGAAAACAATCTTGATGAGACATTTATAAAAGATCAAATGAGAAAAGATCTACTAGGTTATAAGTATAAGCAATTTTATTTAGAAAAAACAGAAATTGCTGATGAAGCCGCAAAAGCATTCTACGATGAAAATAGTGATATTTTCCATTCGGAGCAAGTAAAAGCAAAGCACATTTTATTAGATGATGAAAATACAGCTAAAGATATTATTAAAAAGCTTGAGGCTGGAGAAGACTTTGCAGAGCTTGCAAAAGAACATTCTACAGATCCTACTGCAAAGGAAAATGGTGGAGAATTAGGATACTTCCAAAAGGGAGAAATGGTACCAGAATTTGAAGCAGCAGCTTTCTCATTAGAAGTCGGAAAGATAAGCGAGCCAGTTAAATCAAGCTTTGGATACCACATTATTATAGTAGAAGATAAGAGAGAAGAAGGTACAACATTTGAAGAAGCAAAAGATCAAATTAAAGCTTATCTTAAAGAATTAGACTATGAAAAACATATGGATGAAGCAATAAAAGAAGCAAATGTAGTTAAAAAAGAAAAATTATAG
- the mfd gene encoding transcription-repair coupling factor has protein sequence MNKGLLLAPMKNSMDYMQLLKNIKDVKKPIALYGLNETQKAHIAYGILDELKGQVCIVTYNEIEARQIYEDLKFYVGDRALFFPAKDVMFYNMEATSEGIQEERMRVIERIIEGEDCIVVTSIDAFLLRLPPPNSYTKNQIIFNVGETVDLAKVIETFIIQGYERMDIVEERGQFSIRGDIIDIFPGSAEAPLRIELFGDKIDSIRKFQVDTQRSMDKVDSVKIYAAKETTIEDFNSEEVIAKLYEDYKIINKKLDKEAKKVLKEKIDETIEKLKELGSFKGIEKFLPYIYEKSTSLLNYFPEDAVFLLDEPSRLREKAEGHIEEFRESFKVLMERGEVLPSQGKLLLSYNEIIGELRKYKLVALSLLPKAIMDFPPKEIINFDTRPMQSFHGKIDFLVNEIQRLQYKGYKIALVPGTKERALRLLELLKDRGINAEFVVTPREDLVTGQVIILQGNLRRGFEYVKNKYVLITDYEIYGVHKQQRKTTKRKDASPIKSFIDLNAGDYVVHEGHGIGKYIGIEELKVEGVKKDYLKIRYSGEGFLYVPTDQMDLIQKYIGSDDAPPKLNKLGGTEWAKTKTKVKKAIEDMAGDLLKLYAEREKTKGYAFSKDTEWQKQFEDLFPYEETPDQLRCIEEVKSDMERERAMDRLLCGDVGYGKTEVAIRAAFKAVADSKQIAFLVPTTILAQQHYNTFKQRFSGFPVNVEMLSRFKAPSAQKQILEDVRTGNVDILIGTHRLLSKDVQFKDLGLLIVDEEQRFGVKHKEALKQLKKSIDVLTLTATPIPRTLHMSMIGIRDMSVIEEPPEERFPVQTYVLSYSEAMVIDAITRELSRGGQVYYVYNRVQNIHQVANRLAQLVPQSRIAVGHGQMSERELEKIMLDYMNGEYDILVSTTIIETGLDISNVNTIIIHDADKLGLSQLYQLRGRVGRSYRQGYAYLMYEKDKVLSEVAEKRLKAIKEFTEFGSGFKIAMRDLEIRGAGNLLGGEQHGHMAAIGYDLYVKLLEETVGELRGEYSEKFEDTTIELNVNAYISEKYINNQSHKIEIYKKIASIRDIEDMYKIEEEIEDRFGDIPLSIRNLLLISYIKGMAKSLKILAITQKDKDIRIQFKDGSMLKPEGIGNVLHKYNRKVTFNATAQPYFIYKVLTMDQYKMLTELRDIIEKISGFQAGTN, from the coding sequence ATGAATAAAGGACTATTACTTGCACCAATGAAGAATTCCATGGATTACATGCAGCTTTTAAAAAATATTAAAGATGTAAAAAAGCCTATTGCACTATATGGCCTTAATGAAACACAAAAAGCACACATTGCATATGGAATCCTTGATGAATTAAAGGGACAAGTTTGTATAGTAACATATAACGAAATAGAAGCTAGACAAATCTACGAAGACTTAAAATTTTACGTAGGGGACAGGGCCTTATTTTTCCCTGCAAAAGATGTAATGTTCTATAATATGGAGGCTACAAGCGAGGGAATACAAGAAGAGAGAATGAGGGTAATAGAAAGGATTATAGAGGGTGAAGACTGTATTGTAGTTACCTCTATAGATGCATTTCTTTTAAGACTACCGCCTCCCAACTCCTATACTAAAAATCAAATAATCTTTAATGTAGGAGAAACTGTTGACTTAGCAAAGGTAATAGAAACATTTATTATTCAAGGTTATGAAAGAATGGACATAGTAGAAGAAAGAGGACAGTTTAGTATTAGAGGAGATATTATAGATATTTTCCCAGGTTCAGCAGAAGCACCTTTAAGAATCGAATTATTTGGCGACAAAATAGATTCTATTCGCAAATTTCAAGTAGATACCCAAAGATCTATGGATAAGGTAGATTCTGTAAAAATCTATGCGGCAAAGGAAACAACTATAGAAGATTTCAACTCGGAAGAAGTAATTGCTAAATTGTATGAAGATTATAAAATAATTAACAAAAAGCTAGATAAAGAAGCTAAGAAAGTACTAAAAGAAAAGATAGACGAAACAATAGAAAAATTAAAAGAACTAGGTAGTTTCAAAGGTATAGAGAAGTTTTTACCATATATATATGAAAAATCAACTTCTCTTTTAAACTATTTTCCAGAGGATGCAGTTTTTCTGCTAGATGAACCAAGTCGTTTGCGGGAAAAGGCTGAGGGACATATAGAAGAATTTCGTGAAAGCTTTAAAGTCCTTATGGAAAGAGGAGAAGTGCTTCCAAGCCAAGGTAAGCTTCTACTTTCCTACAACGAGATAATAGGTGAGTTACGGAAATATAAATTAGTTGCATTAAGTTTATTACCTAAGGCCATTATGGATTTTCCGCCTAAAGAAATTATTAATTTCGATACAAGGCCTATGCAATCCTTCCATGGCAAAATTGACTTCCTAGTAAATGAGATACAACGACTGCAGTATAAAGGCTATAAAATAGCATTAGTCCCTGGTACAAAAGAGAGGGCACTTAGACTACTAGAACTTTTAAAAGATAGAGGAATAAATGCAGAGTTTGTTGTAACTCCTAGAGAAGATCTGGTTACAGGCCAGGTGATCATTTTACAGGGTAATTTGCGTAGAGGCTTCGAGTATGTAAAAAATAAGTATGTACTTATAACAGACTATGAAATTTATGGAGTCCACAAACAGCAGAGAAAAACAACCAAGAGAAAAGATGCTTCTCCAATTAAGTCATTTATAGACTTAAATGCAGGGGACTATGTAGTACATGAAGGCCATGGTATTGGAAAGTATATTGGAATAGAAGAGCTTAAAGTAGAGGGAGTAAAAAAGGACTATTTAAAAATTCGTTATTCAGGTGAAGGATTTTTATATGTACCTACAGATCAAATGGATCTTATTCAAAAATATATTGGAAGCGATGACGCACCACCAAAGCTAAATAAGTTAGGTGGTACAGAATGGGCTAAAACAAAGACAAAAGTTAAAAAGGCTATAGAAGATATGGCAGGAGATTTGTTGAAGCTCTATGCAGAAAGAGAAAAGACAAAGGGGTATGCATTTAGCAAGGATACGGAATGGCAAAAACAATTTGAAGACCTCTTTCCCTACGAAGAAACTCCAGATCAGCTAAGATGTATTGAGGAAGTAAAATCAGATATGGAACGAGAAAGAGCTATGGATCGTCTACTATGTGGAGATGTGGGTTACGGTAAGACGGAAGTAGCTATTCGTGCTGCTTTTAAAGCCGTAGCAGATAGTAAGCAGATAGCATTTTTAGTACCTACAACTATTTTAGCACAGCAGCATTATAATACATTTAAACAAAGGTTTTCGGGCTTCCCTGTAAATGTGGAAATGCTTAGTCGATTTAAGGCTCCTTCAGCACAAAAACAAATTTTAGAGGATGTGAGAACTGGAAACGTAGATATTCTTATTGGAACCCATAGACTATTATCTAAGGATGTGCAATTTAAGGATTTAGGACTTCTTATAGTAGACGAAGAGCAGCGTTTTGGTGTAAAGCATAAGGAAGCTTTAAAACAGTTAAAAAAATCTATAGACGTGTTAACATTAACTGCTACACCAATACCTAGAACCTTGCATATGTCTATGATTGGTATACGAGATATGAGTGTTATTGAAGAGCCGCCAGAGGAGCGATTCCCTGTCCAAACTTATGTACTTTCATATAGTGAGGCTATGGTTATAGATGCAATTACAAGAGAGCTATCTAGAGGTGGCCAGGTATATTACGTATATAATAGAGTACAAAACATCCATCAAGTAGCCAATAGGCTGGCGCAGCTAGTACCTCAAAGTAGAATTGCTGTAGGCCACGGGCAAATGTCAGAGAGGGAATTAGAAAAAATAATGCTAGATTATATGAATGGAGAATACGACATATTGGTAAGTACAACCATTATAGAAACGGGACTCGATATTTCCAATGTTAATACAATAATAATTCACGATGCAGACAAGTTAGGGCTTTCTCAGTTATATCAGCTACGGGGAAGGGTAGGTAGATCCTATAGACAGGGGTATGCTTATTTGATGTATGAAAAAGACAAAGTACTTTCTGAAGTAGCGGAAAAACGACTTAAAGCTATTAAAGAATTTACTGAGTTTGGATCAGGGTTTAAAATAGCTATGCGAGATCTTGAAATACGTGGTGCAGGTAATCTTCTTGGTGGAGAACAACATGGGCATATGGCTGCAATAGGATATGACTTGTATGTTAAGCTTCTAGAGGAAACAGTAGGAGAACTAAGGGGAGAATATTCCGAAAAGTTCGAAGACACTACTATAGAGCTTAATGTAAACGCATATATTTCAGAAAAATATATAAATAACCAAAGCCACAAAATAGAAATATACAAAAAAATTGCATCCATACGAGATATAGAAGATATGTATAAAATAGAAGAGGAAATTGAAGATCGCTTTGGAGATATACCTTTAAGCATACGGAATCTTCTCCTAATTTCATATATTAAAGGTATGGCAAAATCCTTAAAAATTTTAGCTATTACCCAGAAAGATAAGGATATTCGTATTCAATTTAAAGACGGTAGTATGCTAAAACCAGAGGGCATAGGAAATGTACTCCACAAATATAATAGGAAAGTAACTTTTAATGCCACAGCTCAGCCATATTTTATTTATAAAGTACTTACAATGGATCAATACAAGATGTTAACAGAGCTAAGGGATATTATAGAAAAAATTAGTGGTTTTCAAGCTGGTACAAATTAG
- the pth gene encoding aminoacyl-tRNA hydrolase: MHIIVGLGNPGKKYDATRHNVGFEAIDLLAKRNNIEVKRLKHKALCGEGNIGGKKVMLVKPQTFMNLSGQSLLDIVQFYKIDPKNLIVIYDDIDVAVGSLRIREKGSSGSHNGMKSIIYQLQTDQFPRVRIGVGKPQFGDLADYVLGRFPKEEIPTMIETIERAALASEMIVTDGVSLAMNRYNG; the protein is encoded by the coding sequence ATGCATATAATAGTTGGACTAGGAAACCCAGGCAAAAAATATGATGCCACAAGACATAATGTAGGCTTCGAAGCTATAGATTTGTTGGCAAAAAGAAATAATATAGAAGTAAAAAGATTAAAACATAAAGCCCTATGTGGGGAAGGAAATATCGGTGGCAAAAAAGTAATGCTAGTAAAGCCACAAACATTTATGAATTTAAGTGGACAAAGCCTTTTAGATATAGTACAGTTTTATAAAATCGATCCAAAAAACCTTATAGTAATTTACGATGATATAGATGTGGCAGTAGGCTCACTTAGAATTCGAGAAAAAGGAAGCTCAGGAAGTCATAATGGAATGAAATCTATTATTTATCAATTGCAGACAGACCAGTTTCCTAGGGTGAGAATAGGTGTTGGAAAACCACAATTTGGAGATTTAGCAGATTATGTTTTAGGTAGATTTCCAAAGGAAGAAATCCCAACAATGATTGAAACCATAGAAAGAGCCGCACTAGCATCTGAAATGATAGTTACAGATGGAGTTTCACTAGCAATGAACAGATACAATGGATAG
- a CDS encoding ribose-phosphate diphosphokinase: protein MNMSGSEVKIFTGNANPELAQKIADSIGLPLGKATVSTFSDGEISVNIEETVRGTDVFVVQPTNPPVNDNLMELLILIDAFKRASAGRVTAVLPYYGYARQDRKAKARDPITAKLVADILTSAGADRILTMDLHAAQIQGYFDIPVDHLLGVPILAKYFQEKEIKDLVVVSPDLGSVTRARNFANLLDAPIAIIDKRRPQANVAEVMNIIGDIEGKNVILIDDMIDTAGTITQGANALKEFGAKEVYACCTHPVLSGPAIERIQNSVIKELIITDTIPLPDEKKIDKIKIKSVAPVFGEAIQRIYKNISVSKLFD from the coding sequence ATGAATATGAGTGGAAGTGAAGTTAAAATCTTTACTGGTAATGCTAATCCAGAATTAGCACAGAAAATTGCAGATTCAATAGGTTTACCTCTAGGAAAGGCAACAGTATCAACCTTTAGTGACGGAGAAATTTCTGTAAACATAGAGGAGACAGTAAGAGGTACAGATGTTTTTGTAGTTCAACCAACAAATCCACCAGTAAATGATAACTTAATGGAGTTATTAATTTTAATAGATGCATTTAAAAGAGCATCTGCAGGAAGAGTAACGGCTGTGCTTCCTTATTATGGTTATGCAAGACAAGACCGTAAGGCGAAGGCTAGAGATCCAATTACTGCAAAGCTAGTAGCGGATATACTAACATCAGCAGGAGCAGATAGGATTTTAACTATGGATTTACATGCTGCTCAAATCCAAGGATACTTTGACATTCCTGTAGACCATCTTTTAGGTGTGCCAATATTAGCGAAGTACTTCCAAGAAAAAGAAATTAAAGATCTTGTTGTTGTTTCACCAGATTTAGGTAGTGTAACAAGAGCTAGAAACTTTGCAAACCTCTTAGATGCACCAATTGCTATTATCGATAAAAGAAGACCACAGGCAAACGTAGCAGAAGTAATGAACATTATTGGAGATATAGAAGGTAAAAATGTAATTTTAATTGATGATATGATTGATACTGCTGGTACAATCACACAGGGAGCAAATGCTCTAAAAGAGTTTGGAGCTAAGGAAGTATACGCTTGCTGTACTCATCCTGTATTATCAGGACCAGCCATAGAAAGAATTCAAAACTCTGTAATTAAAGAGCTTATTATTACAGATACTATTCCTCTACCAGATGAAAAGAAAATCGACAAAATTAAAATTAAATCTGTTGCACCAGTATTTGGAGAAGCAATTCAAAGAATTTACAAAAACATTTCTGTAAGCAAATTATTTGATTAA
- the glmU gene encoding bifunctional UDP-N-acetylglucosamine diphosphorylase/glucosamine-1-phosphate N-acetyltransferase GlmU, translating into MKLKAIILAAGAGTRMKSKLPKVLHKVCGQTMLGHVIDVAGNSNAKECIAVIGHGADKVKESLSPEVKTVLQEEQLGTGHAVMMAYNHIEEGTILVLYGDGPLITEDTLNSLMDYHRDGDYKATVLTTDLPDPKGYGRIIRDVEGQLEKIVEEKDTTEEEKSIMEINSGIYCFDGKLLKEALPQLKNDNAQKEYYLTDVLSIIRDMGFKVGVYKTDKYEDIMAINSREQLAEVEAIMRKRIAKKHMINGVTIINPENTYIEKTVIIGADTIIYPGAALTGNTVIGEDCIIGQNSRIENTTIGSGVEVQSSTIIESKIDDYTTIGPYAYLRPNSNIGKHVKIGDFVEVKNSTIGDGSKASHLAYIGDADVGKNVNIGCGVVFVNYDGKNKHRSIVEDNAFVGSNANLVAPVIVRENGYVACGSTITKEVPKGSLAVARGRQENKEGWVERKGLLKK; encoded by the coding sequence ATGAAGCTAAAAGCGATTATTTTAGCAGCAGGAGCAGGTACAAGGATGAAGTCCAAATTACCAAAGGTACTTCACAAAGTTTGCGGACAGACTATGCTTGGACATGTAATAGATGTGGCAGGCAACTCTAATGCAAAAGAATGTATCGCCGTTATAGGTCATGGAGCGGATAAAGTAAAAGAAAGTCTTTCACCAGAAGTAAAAACTGTTCTTCAAGAAGAACAACTAGGAACGGGTCATGCTGTTATGATGGCATACAATCATATCGAAGAAGGAACCATTTTAGTGCTGTACGGAGATGGACCTTTAATTACAGAGGATACTCTAAATTCTCTTATGGACTACCATAGAGATGGTGACTACAAAGCTACAGTACTTACAACAGATTTACCAGACCCTAAGGGCTATGGAAGAATCATTCGGGATGTAGAGGGGCAATTAGAGAAGATAGTAGAGGAAAAAGATACTACAGAAGAAGAAAAGTCCATAATGGAGATTAACTCAGGTATTTATTGCTTCGATGGGAAGCTATTAAAAGAAGCTCTGCCACAGCTTAAAAATGATAATGCTCAGAAAGAGTACTATTTAACAGATGTATTATCAATTATCCGTGATATGGGCTTTAAGGTAGGAGTCTATAAAACTGATAAATACGAGGACATTATGGCAATTAACTCTCGAGAGCAATTGGCAGAAGTAGAAGCTATAATGAGAAAGAGAATAGCTAAAAAGCATATGATTAATGGTGTAACTATCATTAACCCAGAGAACACCTATATAGAAAAAACAGTTATTATAGGAGCGGATACCATTATATATCCTGGGGCAGCATTAACAGGGAATACTGTAATAGGAGAAGATTGTATTATTGGACAAAATAGTCGTATAGAAAATACAACTATTGGTAGTGGGGTAGAAGTACAAAGTTCCACAATTATCGAGAGCAAGATAGATGATTATACAACTATAGGTCCCTATGCCTATTTAAGACCAAACAGTAATATAGGCAAACATGTAAAAATTGGAGACTTTGTAGAAGTTAAAAATTCAACTATTGGGGATGGTTCTAAGGCATCTCATTTAGCGTATATTGGAGATGCAGATGTAGGTAAAAATGTTAATATTGGATGTGGTGTTGTTTTTGTTAATTATGATGGCAAAAATAAGCATAGATCCATAGTAGAGGACAATGCATTTGTAGGTAGCAATGCAAATCTAGTTGCGCCAGTAATTGTGAGGGAAAATGGCTATGTGGCATGTGGCTCTACTATTACTAAAGAAGTGCCAAAAGGATCCTTAGCAGTAGCAAGAGGACGTCAAGAAAACAAAGAAGGCTGGGTTGAGAGAAAAGGATTACTTAAAAAATAA
- the spoVG gene encoding septation regulator SpoVG: MQVTDVRIRKVTAEGKMKAIVSVTFDDEFVVHDIKIIEGQNGLFIAMPSRKMGEGDFRDIAHPINSITRNRIQDAIFSEYEKMSDSEETDNQ, encoded by the coding sequence ATGCAAGTTACAGATGTGAGAATACGTAAAGTAACAGCAGAAGGGAAAATGAAGGCTATAGTATCAGTAACCTTTGATGATGAATTTGTTGTTCATGATATTAAAATCATTGAAGGGCAAAATGGATTATTTATTGCAATGCCTAGTCGAAAAATGGGAGAGGGAGATTTTAGAGATATAGCCCACCCAATAAATTCAATCACTAGAAATAGAATTCAAGACGCTATTTTTTCCGAATATGAAAAAATGAGTGATTCAGAAGAAACAGACAACCAATAA
- the purR gene encoding pur operon repressor: protein MGKLKRNERIAAIVKILSDNPNRTFTLSYFSDLFQSAKSTISEDIVVTKQAMEKANLAKIETMTGAAGGVKLIPITTAHQNKEILGEICSRLKDKDRILPGGFLYMIDVLYSPHIIHSVGEVFASQFDYKDVDYIVTVETKGIPIALMVAKAMNLPLIILRRENKVTEGSTVSINYVSGSSGKIQRMSLSRRAIKPGSKVIIIDDFMKAGGTAKGMIDMMKEFDAEVVGTGVLIATKEPEKKIVNDYIPLLILEEVKEEDGQINIYPNESLLNLI, encoded by the coding sequence ATGGGAAAATTGAAAAGAAACGAACGAATTGCAGCTATAGTAAAAATTTTAAGTGATAATCCCAATAGAACATTTACATTAAGTTATTTTAGTGACCTTTTTCAATCAGCAAAGTCAACTATTAGTGAAGATATAGTAGTAACAAAACAGGCAATGGAAAAAGCAAATTTGGCAAAGATCGAAACTATGACAGGTGCTGCTGGTGGAGTTAAACTTATTCCTATAACTACGGCTCATCAAAATAAAGAGATTTTAGGAGAGATATGCAGTAGGTTAAAAGATAAGGATAGAATTTTACCTGGGGGATTTTTATATATGATAGATGTACTTTATTCTCCACATATAATCCATAGTGTAGGAGAGGTTTTTGCTAGTCAATTTGATTATAAGGACGTAGACTATATAGTTACTGTAGAAACAAAGGGAATACCTATAGCCCTTATGGTAGCTAAAGCAATGAACTTGCCACTTATTATTTTGCGACGTGAAAATAAAGTAACAGAAGGATCTACTGTTAGTATAAACTATGTTTCTGGTTCCTCTGGAAAAATTCAGAGGATGTCTCTTTCAAGACGAGCTATTAAACCGGGTTCTAAGGTTATTATTATTGATGATTTTATGAAAGCAGGTGGAACAGCAAAAGGAATGATTGATATGATGAAGGAATTTGATGCTGAGGTTGTAGGTACTGGAGTACTAATAGCAACTAAAGAACCAGAAAAAAAGATTGTTAACGATTACATACCTTTGCTTATTTTAGAAGAAGTAAAGGAAGAGGATGGACAAATAAATATTTATCCAAATGAAAGTCTTCTTAATTTAATATAA
- the murC gene encoding UDP-N-acetylmuramate--L-alanine ligase, with translation MIAFDINQKLDQHIHLIGIGGISMSAIAEVLLNQGYRVSGSDMNDSKILTKLRKHGAQIFIGHNKDNIQNPDLIVYTAAVKEDNPERIKAKELDIPQIDRAEMLGHIMKNYNKAIAVAGSHGKTTTTSLISLIMEYSNLDPTILVGGELDEIGGNIKIGESQHFITEACEYVESFLKFFPSIGIILNIDEDHLDYFKDIDHIKEAFRKFTNLIPKEGFLVANEDDENVKEILPHVECNVITYGINNNSNFVAKDILFTKEGYPIFRVEFDGKNIGTFELNIPGKHNVYNALASIATAYILGVEPSNIETHIKKFKGIHRRFDILGEVKGCKIVDDYAHHPAEIRATLEAAQNYPHRNIWCVFQPHTFSRTKALLNDFASSFKDADHVIITDIYAAREIDNGEISSEVLVNMIKEFNPSGDIRYMKNFEEISKYIYENIESDDLVLTMGAGDVYRIGEFIINFENH, from the coding sequence GTGATTGCGTTTGATATAAACCAAAAACTAGATCAGCATATACATTTAATTGGAATTGGTGGCATTAGCATGAGCGCTATAGCTGAAGTCCTGCTAAATCAAGGATATAGAGTTTCCGGCTCTGATATGAATGATTCTAAAATATTAACTAAGTTAAGGAAGCATGGAGCTCAGATTTTCATTGGGCATAATAAGGATAATATACAAAACCCAGATTTAATAGTATATACAGCTGCAGTAAAGGAAGATAATCCAGAACGTATAAAAGCAAAGGAATTAGATATTCCTCAAATTGATAGGGCGGAAATGCTAGGCCATATAATGAAAAACTACAATAAGGCTATTGCTGTAGCTGGAAGTCATGGTAAAACTACAACTACATCTCTAATCTCTCTAATTATGGAATATTCCAACTTGGACCCAACTATACTTGTGGGTGGAGAACTAGATGAAATTGGTGGCAATATTAAAATTGGTGAGAGTCAGCATTTTATTACAGAAGCCTGTGAATATGTTGAAAGTTTTTTAAAATTCTTTCCCTCTATTGGTATCATTTTAAATATTGATGAAGATCATTTAGATTATTTTAAAGATATAGACCATATTAAAGAAGCCTTTAGAAAATTTACCAACTTAATTCCTAAGGAAGGCTTTCTAGTGGCTAATGAAGACGATGAAAATGTAAAAGAAATACTCCCTCATGTTGAATGCAACGTAATTACATATGGCATTAACAACAATAGCAATTTTGTAGCTAAGGATATTTTATTTACTAAGGAAGGTTATCCAATATTTAGAGTAGAGTTTGATGGAAAAAACATTGGTACTTTTGAGCTAAATATTCCAGGAAAGCATAACGTATATAATGCTTTGGCTTCAATTGCTACAGCGTATATACTTGGGGTAGAGCCTTCTAATATAGAAACCCATATTAAAAAGTTTAAGGGAATACATAGGCGTTTTGATATTTTAGGAGAGGTTAAAGGATGCAAAATTGTAGATGATTACGCTCATCATCCTGCTGAAATTAGAGCTACCTTAGAAGCGGCACAAAACTATCCACACCGCAATATATGGTGTGTTTTTCAGCCCCATACCTTTAGCCGTACAAAGGCTCTATTAAATGATTTTGCTTCTTCATTTAAAGATGCTGATCATGTAATAATAACTGATATCTATGCTGCACGGGAAATTGATAATGGTGAGATAAGCAGTGAAGTTTTAGTAAATATGATTAAGGAATTTAACCCTAGTGGAGATATTCGTTATATGAAGAATTTTGAAGAAATATCTAAATATATTTATGAAAATATTGAATCTGATGATTTAGTATTAACTATGGGTGCTGGGGATGTATATCGTATAGGAGAATTTATAATTAATTTTGAGAACCATTAA